In Seonamhaeicola sp. S2-3, the genomic window ATTACTAAAAACAAGATACTAGGAATAACCTTAGCTGCTACTGGTGCTATTTTTTTAATTTTATACGGAAACAAAGCTGTTGGTACCAGCTCGTTTCTTGGTAATTTATTTATATTACTAAACGCTTGTAGCTACGGACTTTACTTAGTTCTAGCCAAAACACTAATGAAAAAATACCATGCCATTACTGTTGCTAGTTGGCTATTTCTATTTGGGTTTCTTTACATATTTCCCTTTGGAATTTCAGATATTTTAAACACCAATTTTGAAGCCTTTACCACAAATACATACCTAACCATAGGCTATGTTGTTTTGTTTACTACGTTTTTTGCTTATTTATTCAATATTTATGCACTTAACCACCTAGCCCCATCAGTAACCAGTAGCTATGTTTATTTACAACCTGTGGTTAGCTTTTTATTAGTTAGTATTTTAGCCTATCTTTTTGCTCTAAACCAATATGCCCAAGATATTAATTTGATTAAGATTTTAAGCTGCGTTTTAGTAGCTATTGGTGTTTATATTATTAGCAAGCCAAAAAAAAAAAACGATAAAAAAAGAACTATAGTAAAAGATTAAGCGTTGTTGCTAATATAGAATAAGAATACTTTATTATTTTTACATTATTAATCCAAAAACATTTATGAGCTCATACTTTGAAAAACAACAAAAGCGCCGACTTATCTCTTCTTATTTCTCTGTAGTTTTAAGTATTGCCTTAGTATTGTTTTTACTGGGATTATTGGGTATT contains:
- a CDS encoding DMT family transporter, with protein sequence MLNNKYKAHLALLGANIIYGANYIIAKGIMPDKISPTAFVFIRLSCCALLFWVVKLLFIKENVEKKDFFMLALCGLFGGAANQMLFFHGINLTSPIDASIIQTATPVLVLIFSVIILKERITKNKILGITLAATGAIFLILYGNKAVGTSSFLGNLFILLNACSYGLYLVLAKTLMKKYHAITVASWLFLFGFLYIFPFGISDILNTNFEAFTTNTYLTIGYVVLFTTFFAYLFNIYALNHLAPSVTSSYVYLQPVVSFLLVSILAYLFALNQYAQDINLIKILSCVLVAIGVYIISKPKKKNDKKRTIVKD